In Hermetia illucens chromosome 1, iHerIll2.2.curated.20191125, whole genome shotgun sequence, one genomic interval encodes:
- the LOC119650089 gene encoding leucine-rich repeat and calponin homology domain-containing protein isoform X2, which translates to MAVLAQRAHQMNGGQCQLTRSLERILEEAHFSGELKLSNRKLKDFPKSATKFNLSDTVIADLSRNRFCELPEDITSFAFLETLLLYHNTIRSISQSIKGLSSLTYLDLRSNHLTSLPREICFLPIQVLLVANNRLTTLPDELGRMEKLTDLDASCNQLTSLPMRIGDLRNLRSLSLRSNQLVYLPREITYLLLVSLNLSSNKITSLPAELRQMTTLVELNLENNPLTSPPASLCVRGLVHVFKYLDIQAMKEDKVKSGTGYDGLTTLRRTPRHTNSLTDASKTRRANIDSGYSTSDGVDKRWSQDAIRTVPVKNMTPKPKPSKLVDSTLADTINSTTPIQGIKNGPNDLVVENNSNEQQLLGKNDSSSLSNAGSSNSESTSPEDDYSPDNQKQSERNKNFGNIQTYREYKEALKQQRNQELSIYRPKGQNNTNDMNRLDGNIISNDIDNLDDHNNSNINSSYNIQTNGQVKKSSPDEPTIQTVAITTKKPVQKVIPSRSTTPLYQAKDTTAKDAADYTGYVKPSSPTKCNGSTPNNNSSLVGSKLPTTTKISNIKPPLTKPRNVSWNSDIPPEKLSFTMRREFDKQKEETELLTQLRTIIETRLKMNMPEDIASALTDGVVLCHLANYVRPRSVGSIHVPSPGVPKLTMARCRRNVDNFLEACRRIGVDEESICSCADVVCNESDTDDGQGTTLPNPSAVYRTIKGLLDFHQVQQQLHQQQQQQLKKEESINFATNANNRTDEYGLGHANDESIRSESTLYSNPRDYMQDKSNGNLHEGVFFTSSSGSFEQNQIEKNWYLYNNGSTKELNFYLNNIEEEAEYEEEVVNEGRDNCKINGFDSSSYSYCNELNSKDFKYDIAEVNNLNITKQPRAGEMTAFGKESVNVNTECNIPEKIITKRIEFFEENIQINKGKLGRSIKPCSVFNDTESSNSEKSISHNSTIFSIILSCTFILTFLLLVLFPLPN; encoded by the exons ATTTGTCTCGAAATCGATTCTGTGAACTTCCCGAAGATATCACATCATTCGCCTTCTTGGAAACGCTTCTCCTCTATCATAATACAATCCGATCAATCTCTCAATCAATAAAAGGCCTTAGTTCACTAACGTACTTAGATTTGCGTAGTAATCATTTGACCAGTTTACCACGTGAAATATGCTTCCTACCTATACAAGTTCTTTTGGTGGCCAACAATCGTTTAACGACACTTCCGGATGAGTTAGGTCGTATGGAGAAACTAACAGACTTAGATGCATCATGCAATCAATTGACGAGTTTGCCAATGCGTATTGGCGATCTACGGAATCTAAGGTCCCTTTCACTGCGAAGCAATCAACTTGTTTATTTACCAAGAG aaataaCATATTTACTCCTAGTTTCCCTTAATTTAAGTTCTAATAAAATAACTAGTCTTCCTGCTGAATTACGCCAGATGACCACTCTAGTGGAATTGAATCTCGAAAACAATCCACTTACATCTCCCCCAGCGAGC ctGTGTGTGCGTGGTTTAGTGCACGTGTTCAAATATTTGGATATTCAAGCGATGAAAGAGGATAAAGTAAAATCGGGCACAGGCTATGACGGTCTCACTACCCTCAGGCGAACACCAAGGCATACAAATAGTCTGACAGATGCGTCGAAAACCCGACGTGCCAATATCGACTCAGGATATAGTACCAGTGATGGTGTTGATAAGCGCTGGTCACAGGACGCAATCCGAACTG TACCTGTTAAAAACATGACACCAAAACCCAAACCTTCAAAACTTGTAGATAGCACCTTAGCTGATACGATCAATTCGACAACACCAATTCAGGGAATTAAGAATGGACCAAACGATCTGGTGGTAGAAAACAATTCAAATGAACAACAGCTTCTTGGGAAAAATGATAGTTCATCCCTTTCGAATGCTGGAAGTAGTAACAG TGAAAGTACATCGCCCGAAGACGATTACTCGCCAGATAATCAGAAACAATCAGAGAGAAACAAGAATTTTGGGAACATTCAAACATATAGAGAGTATAAGGAAGCATTAAAACAGCAACGAAATCAGGAACTATCCATCTACCGGCCGAAAGGACAGAATAATACGAATGATATGAATCGTCTGGATGGAAATATCATTTCGAATGATATTGATAATCTAGATGATCACAACAATAGCAATATTAATAGTAGCTATAATATCCAAACCAATGGTCAGGTGAAAAAATCATCTCCCGACGAGCCTACAATACAAACAGTTGCCATAACAACGAAAAAACCAGTTCAAAAGGTGATACCATCACGAAGCACGACTCCGCTATATCAAGCAAAGGATACAACTGCAAAAGATGCTGCTGATTATACAGGATATGTAAAACCAAGCAGTCCTACTAAATGCAACGGTTCAACTCCTAATAATAATTCCTCATTGGTTGGTAGTAAGCTACCAACGACAACAAAAATTTCGAACATTAAACCGCCATTGACGAAACCCAG GAATGTATCTTGGAACAGTGATATACCTCCAGAGAAGTTAAGTTTCACGATGCGCAGAGAATTCGACAAGCAAAAAGAGGAAACCGAACTACTGACACAGTTAAGAACG ATAATTGAGACGAGGTTAAAAATGAATATGCCAGAAGACATAGCTTCGGCTCTAACAGACGGTGTAGTACTGTGCCATTTGGCAAATTACGTTCGACCTCGATCTGTTGGCAGTATACACGTACCGTCACCTGGAGTG CCGAAGCTGACAATGGCGCGCTGTCGTCGGAATGTTGACAATTTTCTAGAAGCATGTAGGAGAATCGGGGTAGATGAG GAGTCGATATGCTCTTGTGCAGATGTTGTATGTAATGAGAGTGATACTGATGATGGCCAAGGCACTACTCTTCCAAATCCAAGTGCAGTCTATAGAACAATAAAGGGGCTTCTCGACTTTCATCAAGTACAACAACAACttcatcaacaacagcagcaacagcTCAAGAAGGAAGAGTCGATAAATTTTGCAACCAATGCCAACAACAGAACAGATGAATACGGATTGGGTCACGCTAACGATGAAAGCATCAGAAGTGAAAGCACACTGTACTCCAACCCGCGTGATTATATGCAAGATAAAAGTAATGGAAATTTACATGAAGGAGTCTTTTTTACAAGTTCATCAGGCAGCTTTGAACAAAaccaaatagaaaaaaactGGTATTTGTATAATAACGGTAGCACCAAAGAATTAAACTTTTACTTAAATAATATAGAAGAGGAGGCCGAATACGAGGAAGAGGTTGTGAATGAAGGACGGGATAATTGTAAAATAAACGGTTTCGATAGTTCATCTTATTCTTATTGCAATGAATTAAATTCAAAAGATTTCAAATATGATATAGCCGAAGTGAACAATTTGAATATAACAAAGCAGCCCAGAGCCGGGGAAATGACGGCGTTCGGGAAGGAAAGTGTAAATGTCAATACTGAATGTAATATTCCTGAAAAGATTATCACAAAACGAATTGAATTCTTTGAAGAAAACATACAAATAAACAAAGGGAAGTTAGGAAGATCTATCAAGCCATGCAGTGTCTTTAATGATACCGAATCCTCTAATTCAGAGAAATCCATTTCTCATAATTCAACTATTTTTAGTATCATTTTGTCCTGCACTTTCATCTTAACTTTTCTGTTGCTTGTTCTCTTTCCCTTACCCAATTAA
- the LOC119650089 gene encoding leucine-rich repeat and calponin homology domain-containing protein isoform X1, which yields MAVLAQRAHQMNGGQCQLTRSLERILEEAHFSGELKLSNRKLKDFPKSATKFNLSDTVIADLSRNRFCELPEDITSFAFLETLLLYHNTIRSISQSIKGLSSLTYLDLRSNHLTSLPREICFLPIQVLLVANNRLTTLPDELGRMEKLTDLDASCNQLTSLPMRIGDLRNLRSLSLRSNQLVYLPREITYLLLVSLNLSSNKITSLPAELRQMTTLVELNLENNPLTSPPASLCVRGLVHVFKYLDIQAMKEDKVKSGTGYDGLTTLRRTPRHTNSLTDASKTRRANIDSGYSTSDGVDKRWSQDAIRTVPVKNMTPKPKPSKLVDSTLADTINSTTPIQGIKNGPNDLVVENNSNEQQLLGKNDSSSLSNAGSSNSESTSPEDDYSPDNQKQSERNKNFGNIQTYREYKEALKQQRNQELSIYRPKGQNNTNDMNRLDGNIISNDIDNLDDHNNSNINSSYNIQTNGQVKKSSPDEPTIQTVAITTKKPVQKVIPSRSTTPLYQAKDTTAKDAADYTGYVKPSSPTKCNGSTPNNNSSLVGSKLPTTTKISNIKPPLTKPSRNVSWNSDIPPEKLSFTMRREFDKQKEETELLTQLRTIIETRLKMNMPEDIASALTDGVVLCHLANYVRPRSVGSIHVPSPGVPKLTMARCRRNVDNFLEACRRIGVDEESICSCADVVCNESDTDDGQGTTLPNPSAVYRTIKGLLDFHQVQQQLHQQQQQQLKKEESINFATNANNRTDEYGLGHANDESIRSESTLYSNPRDYMQDKSNGNLHEGVFFTSSSGSFEQNQIEKNWYLYNNGSTKELNFYLNNIEEEAEYEEEVVNEGRDNCKINGFDSSSYSYCNELNSKDFKYDIAEVNNLNITKQPRAGEMTAFGKESVNVNTECNIPEKIITKRIEFFEENIQINKGKLGRSIKPCSVFNDTESSNSEKSISHNSTIFSIILSCTFILTFLLLVLFPLPN from the exons ATTTGTCTCGAAATCGATTCTGTGAACTTCCCGAAGATATCACATCATTCGCCTTCTTGGAAACGCTTCTCCTCTATCATAATACAATCCGATCAATCTCTCAATCAATAAAAGGCCTTAGTTCACTAACGTACTTAGATTTGCGTAGTAATCATTTGACCAGTTTACCACGTGAAATATGCTTCCTACCTATACAAGTTCTTTTGGTGGCCAACAATCGTTTAACGACACTTCCGGATGAGTTAGGTCGTATGGAGAAACTAACAGACTTAGATGCATCATGCAATCAATTGACGAGTTTGCCAATGCGTATTGGCGATCTACGGAATCTAAGGTCCCTTTCACTGCGAAGCAATCAACTTGTTTATTTACCAAGAG aaataaCATATTTACTCCTAGTTTCCCTTAATTTAAGTTCTAATAAAATAACTAGTCTTCCTGCTGAATTACGCCAGATGACCACTCTAGTGGAATTGAATCTCGAAAACAATCCACTTACATCTCCCCCAGCGAGC ctGTGTGTGCGTGGTTTAGTGCACGTGTTCAAATATTTGGATATTCAAGCGATGAAAGAGGATAAAGTAAAATCGGGCACAGGCTATGACGGTCTCACTACCCTCAGGCGAACACCAAGGCATACAAATAGTCTGACAGATGCGTCGAAAACCCGACGTGCCAATATCGACTCAGGATATAGTACCAGTGATGGTGTTGATAAGCGCTGGTCACAGGACGCAATCCGAACTG TACCTGTTAAAAACATGACACCAAAACCCAAACCTTCAAAACTTGTAGATAGCACCTTAGCTGATACGATCAATTCGACAACACCAATTCAGGGAATTAAGAATGGACCAAACGATCTGGTGGTAGAAAACAATTCAAATGAACAACAGCTTCTTGGGAAAAATGATAGTTCATCCCTTTCGAATGCTGGAAGTAGTAACAG TGAAAGTACATCGCCCGAAGACGATTACTCGCCAGATAATCAGAAACAATCAGAGAGAAACAAGAATTTTGGGAACATTCAAACATATAGAGAGTATAAGGAAGCATTAAAACAGCAACGAAATCAGGAACTATCCATCTACCGGCCGAAAGGACAGAATAATACGAATGATATGAATCGTCTGGATGGAAATATCATTTCGAATGATATTGATAATCTAGATGATCACAACAATAGCAATATTAATAGTAGCTATAATATCCAAACCAATGGTCAGGTGAAAAAATCATCTCCCGACGAGCCTACAATACAAACAGTTGCCATAACAACGAAAAAACCAGTTCAAAAGGTGATACCATCACGAAGCACGACTCCGCTATATCAAGCAAAGGATACAACTGCAAAAGATGCTGCTGATTATACAGGATATGTAAAACCAAGCAGTCCTACTAAATGCAACGGTTCAACTCCTAATAATAATTCCTCATTGGTTGGTAGTAAGCTACCAACGACAACAAAAATTTCGAACATTAAACCGCCATTGACGAAACCCAG CAGGAATGTATCTTGGAACAGTGATATACCTCCAGAGAAGTTAAGTTTCACGATGCGCAGAGAATTCGACAAGCAAAAAGAGGAAACCGAACTACTGACACAGTTAAGAACG ATAATTGAGACGAGGTTAAAAATGAATATGCCAGAAGACATAGCTTCGGCTCTAACAGACGGTGTAGTACTGTGCCATTTGGCAAATTACGTTCGACCTCGATCTGTTGGCAGTATACACGTACCGTCACCTGGAGTG CCGAAGCTGACAATGGCGCGCTGTCGTCGGAATGTTGACAATTTTCTAGAAGCATGTAGGAGAATCGGGGTAGATGAG GAGTCGATATGCTCTTGTGCAGATGTTGTATGTAATGAGAGTGATACTGATGATGGCCAAGGCACTACTCTTCCAAATCCAAGTGCAGTCTATAGAACAATAAAGGGGCTTCTCGACTTTCATCAAGTACAACAACAACttcatcaacaacagcagcaacagcTCAAGAAGGAAGAGTCGATAAATTTTGCAACCAATGCCAACAACAGAACAGATGAATACGGATTGGGTCACGCTAACGATGAAAGCATCAGAAGTGAAAGCACACTGTACTCCAACCCGCGTGATTATATGCAAGATAAAAGTAATGGAAATTTACATGAAGGAGTCTTTTTTACAAGTTCATCAGGCAGCTTTGAACAAAaccaaatagaaaaaaactGGTATTTGTATAATAACGGTAGCACCAAAGAATTAAACTTTTACTTAAATAATATAGAAGAGGAGGCCGAATACGAGGAAGAGGTTGTGAATGAAGGACGGGATAATTGTAAAATAAACGGTTTCGATAGTTCATCTTATTCTTATTGCAATGAATTAAATTCAAAAGATTTCAAATATGATATAGCCGAAGTGAACAATTTGAATATAACAAAGCAGCCCAGAGCCGGGGAAATGACGGCGTTCGGGAAGGAAAGTGTAAATGTCAATACTGAATGTAATATTCCTGAAAAGATTATCACAAAACGAATTGAATTCTTTGAAGAAAACATACAAATAAACAAAGGGAAGTTAGGAAGATCTATCAAGCCATGCAGTGTCTTTAATGATACCGAATCCTCTAATTCAGAGAAATCCATTTCTCATAATTCAACTATTTTTAGTATCATTTTGTCCTGCACTTTCATCTTAACTTTTCTGTTGCTTGTTCTCTTTCCCTTACCCAATTAA
- the LOC119650089 gene encoding leucine-rich repeat and calponin homology domain-containing protein isoform X3 — MAVLAQRAHQMNGGQCQLTRSLERILEEAHFSGELKLSNRKLKDFPKSATKFNLSDTVIADLSRNRFCELPEDITSFAFLETLLLYHNTIRSISQSIKGLSSLTYLDLRSNHLTSLPREICFLPIQVLLVANNRLTTLPDELGRMEKLTDLDASCNQLTSLPMRIGDLRNLRSLSLRSNQLVYLPREITYLLLVSLNLSSNKITSLPAELRQMTTLVELNLENNPLTSPPASLCVRGLVHVFKYLDIQAMKEDKVKSGTGYDGLTTLRRTPRHTNSLTDASKTRRANIDSGYSTSDGVDKRWSQDAIRTVPVKNMTPKPKPSKLVDSTLADTINSTTPIQGIKNGPNDLVVENNSNEQQLLGKNDSSSLSNAGSSNSESTSPEDDYSPDNQKQSERNKNFGNIQTYREYKEALKQQRNQELSIYRPKGQNNTNDMNRLDGNIISNDIDNLDDHNNSNINSSYNIQTNGQVKKSSPDEPTIQTVAITTKKPVQKVIPSRSTTPLYQAKDTTAKDAADYTGYVKPSSPTKCNGSTPNNNSSLVGSKLPTTTKISNIKPPLTKPSRNVSWNSDIPPEKLSFTMRREFDKQKEETELLTQLRTIIETRLKMNMPEDIASALTDGVVLCHLANYVRPRSVGSIHVPSPGVPKLTMARCRRNVDNFLEACRRIGVDENMMCCAADVLEGKGAVQVAITVGELFRFHKTNSSGTIKSPTRNPRSNSQGQSLSPSPTIA; from the exons ATTTGTCTCGAAATCGATTCTGTGAACTTCCCGAAGATATCACATCATTCGCCTTCTTGGAAACGCTTCTCCTCTATCATAATACAATCCGATCAATCTCTCAATCAATAAAAGGCCTTAGTTCACTAACGTACTTAGATTTGCGTAGTAATCATTTGACCAGTTTACCACGTGAAATATGCTTCCTACCTATACAAGTTCTTTTGGTGGCCAACAATCGTTTAACGACACTTCCGGATGAGTTAGGTCGTATGGAGAAACTAACAGACTTAGATGCATCATGCAATCAATTGACGAGTTTGCCAATGCGTATTGGCGATCTACGGAATCTAAGGTCCCTTTCACTGCGAAGCAATCAACTTGTTTATTTACCAAGAG aaataaCATATTTACTCCTAGTTTCCCTTAATTTAAGTTCTAATAAAATAACTAGTCTTCCTGCTGAATTACGCCAGATGACCACTCTAGTGGAATTGAATCTCGAAAACAATCCACTTACATCTCCCCCAGCGAGC ctGTGTGTGCGTGGTTTAGTGCACGTGTTCAAATATTTGGATATTCAAGCGATGAAAGAGGATAAAGTAAAATCGGGCACAGGCTATGACGGTCTCACTACCCTCAGGCGAACACCAAGGCATACAAATAGTCTGACAGATGCGTCGAAAACCCGACGTGCCAATATCGACTCAGGATATAGTACCAGTGATGGTGTTGATAAGCGCTGGTCACAGGACGCAATCCGAACTG TACCTGTTAAAAACATGACACCAAAACCCAAACCTTCAAAACTTGTAGATAGCACCTTAGCTGATACGATCAATTCGACAACACCAATTCAGGGAATTAAGAATGGACCAAACGATCTGGTGGTAGAAAACAATTCAAATGAACAACAGCTTCTTGGGAAAAATGATAGTTCATCCCTTTCGAATGCTGGAAGTAGTAACAG TGAAAGTACATCGCCCGAAGACGATTACTCGCCAGATAATCAGAAACAATCAGAGAGAAACAAGAATTTTGGGAACATTCAAACATATAGAGAGTATAAGGAAGCATTAAAACAGCAACGAAATCAGGAACTATCCATCTACCGGCCGAAAGGACAGAATAATACGAATGATATGAATCGTCTGGATGGAAATATCATTTCGAATGATATTGATAATCTAGATGATCACAACAATAGCAATATTAATAGTAGCTATAATATCCAAACCAATGGTCAGGTGAAAAAATCATCTCCCGACGAGCCTACAATACAAACAGTTGCCATAACAACGAAAAAACCAGTTCAAAAGGTGATACCATCACGAAGCACGACTCCGCTATATCAAGCAAAGGATACAACTGCAAAAGATGCTGCTGATTATACAGGATATGTAAAACCAAGCAGTCCTACTAAATGCAACGGTTCAACTCCTAATAATAATTCCTCATTGGTTGGTAGTAAGCTACCAACGACAACAAAAATTTCGAACATTAAACCGCCATTGACGAAACCCAG CAGGAATGTATCTTGGAACAGTGATATACCTCCAGAGAAGTTAAGTTTCACGATGCGCAGAGAATTCGACAAGCAAAAAGAGGAAACCGAACTACTGACACAGTTAAGAACG ATAATTGAGACGAGGTTAAAAATGAATATGCCAGAAGACATAGCTTCGGCTCTAACAGACGGTGTAGTACTGTGCCATTTGGCAAATTACGTTCGACCTCGATCTGTTGGCAGTATACACGTACCGTCACCTGGAGTG CCGAAGCTGACAATGGCGCGCTGTCGTCGGAATGTTGACAATTTTCTAGAAGCATGTAGGAGAATCGGGGTAGATGAG AATATGATGTGTTGTGCAGCAGATGTTCTGGAAGGTAAAGGGGCCGTACAAGTAGCGATAACGGTGGGTGAATTGTTCCGGTTTCATAAAACAAATAGCAGTGGAACTATCAAATCTCCAACACGAAATCCACGAAGCAATAGTCAAGGACAGTCGTTGTCACCATCACCTACAATAGCATAA